The DNA window TTATGCACGAGCTTAGCATTAGTTTTAGCGAATTTACTGGCTGAATAAACTGATGATTGATACCACTTATTAGCTCGCCAGCCTCACTCATTTTGGCTCTATGAGTTAGCAATGTTTCATACTCATCTTGTATCTTTTTTATCTTGTTATACATAAAATTATGAAGGATGTTTGCCAAAAATGTGAGCGCAACGAAGGCAAAGAGCAAGCTTAGAGCATTTTTTAAAGCTTCTTTTGTTAAAGCTGAAATTTCTTCTTCGTTATTTGTGCCAGCTCCTATGAACCAATTTATCGTTGGTATCTCAGCTACTTGGATTAAATTTTGTCCTATTTTTAAGCTTGTAATGTCTTCATCTTTTAAAAACAACTCTTTAAATTTCTCCTCGATCTCTTTTTTTAAAGCAAGATCAGGTATCGATGTTAAAATTTCACCGCTATGAGTCACCAAAAATGAGTAAGAATTTGGCGCAAGGCTAAAATTTTTAATGCTGTTAAAGATATTTTCTATACGCACGACGCCACAAAGTGCTGCTTTAAATTTCGCTTGTTTTGTGACTGGAACGCATAAATTTAGAGTTGAGCCTTTTAAAATTTTATGTTTTTGCATGAAATTTACGCTTGGGGCATTTGTATTTTTTGTCTCAACATACCAGATAAGCCCTGCTCTTTCACTCTTTGGCATAACTTCTTCTAAAATTTTCTCTCCGTCTACAAAAATTTCTCCATCATCCCTTAAAAGCTGCATTAGATCAAATTCTTTTGCGTTTTGTTTAAAGAGCTTTATAAAGCCAGCTATCTTTTCATCGTCATCTACGATGTCTGCATTTTGTATAAATTTTGACGCACGAATGAGTGAATTTATACGTTCATCAAGCCAAATTTGAAAGTTATTTACGATATTTTTGCTAACTGCTATGTTATTTTTATCAGATAGCTCTATAATTTTCTCTTTTGCATTGCTGTAAATATTTAGCCCAAGAAGTATTACAAAAAGGCTAGCAAGCAAGATGATGACGTAGATTTTAATATTTTGTGATTTTAAATTAATACCCATACGCGCAGTATATCCTAAGTTAGCCCAAATTTGGGCTAACTAAATTCATTTTAAAAAGGATAAAAGCTTTGAAACGAGCATAAGTGCAAGCACTACAAAACAAACACCAAATCCAAGCAGCGTGCAATCAGCCATCGACATAAATTTAGAGGACGGCACAAGATACCAGCCGTCTGCGTAAAGATCAACTATGTTCTTTTGCAAATCACTTAGCACCACGCCATCAGGCACCATAGGGCTGTCATATCCGCAGTCCCCCGTTGGCATAAACCAGTCAGGTGCCCACTTCTCAAGCGGCAAGCCAAATGGATAGTGTGGCTCAGTAGAGCAGCCCTGCACGCCAAAAGGATCATCGCCATGCACCGCATCATGGATTTTAGCTAGCTTTACGCTATACATTATGCCCTGCACCGCTCCCCAAAAGGCAAAGACGTAGCCAATTAGAGCAAATAGCAAATTTTTTGGGTTTATCATAGCGATCACGCCGCCAAGTGCCATACATAAAAATGCAAAACGTATATAGACGCACTGCTCGCAAGGAGGCATATAGGCGTAGTTTTGAAAGAGCGAGTGCGCGATAACGACAAGTGCGACGCTTACAAAGACTAAGATCGCCCAAGAGATGCGTGAGTCTTGAAATTTGGCCATTTTTTTAAAAAAGCTCATGTGGTGCCTTATTTTTTAAGAAGCTCTTCGATGAGTGCTGCCATGCCATCAAGCGAGCTGATTGATTTTGTCATGATGAGATATTTGCCATTTACGACAAATGCTGGCACGCCTTGAATTTTAGCCACATCATAGCTCTCATCCCACTTTTTAAGCAGCTCGGTCACTTTTGGATTAGCTAGCTCTTTTTCGTAGTCTGCCTTACTAACGCCAGCAGCCTCAAGTCCGGTCTTTAAAAAGCCCTCGGCGTCTTTGCCATCGCTCCAGCGCTCTTTTTTGTCGTGATAAGCCTTGTAGTAGGCAAATTTAGCCTTTTTAAATAGCGAATTTTCATCAAATAAGCTGACACCTTTTGCCTCGTCCATGACGATAAGCACAGCAAAAACCTTGCTCGCAACCTCGCCATAATCGCCCTTTGTCTTTAGATGAAATGGCTCGTATTTTAGTCCAGGGATTTTCTCAACTACCTTTGGAGTGACGCTCTTGTCGTACTTGTAGCAAAATGGGCAAGCATAGCTAAAAATTTTAACTAACGTATTTTGTCCGACACTTAGTGGCTTTTCAAGCTTGACGTAGTCCTCGCCCTCACTAAATGCACTAGCACTAATCGCACCAGCTACCGCAACGGCAAAGATAGCCTTGCTAAATTTAGATAGAAAACTCATAATAATCTCCTTTAGATGATTTATTTTGAGTTATTCTACAACCAAGCTCAACCGCAAATTTAACGCTAGAATAAATTTTGGCTGAAATTTCCAAGATATTGCATTAATTAAAAAATTTAATTTTTACTAGAACTTATCTCATTTATTGCTGATAATGCATTTAAAGCACTTGGATAGCCTATAAATGGTATAAGAGTTGTAACAACGCTTATTAGTTTAGCTCTATCGTTGCCGATACCAAAATTTGCAGCAATGTGCCCTAAAAGCTGTGGCTTTGCAAAGCCAAGAGTCGTGATGTAGACAAATGTCAAAAGCTCCCTAAGCTCTAAACTAAGCCCATCTCTTGCATAAAAATCACCAAAGCAGTTTTGTGATAAAAAATCCATTATATGTTTTTGATCATTTGGCATTGATGCGATAAATTTATCAACCGCTGGGAAGAGTTTTCTTTGTATCTCAAGACCTCTCTCGCCTCTGCCTTCTCTTGATTTTTTAGGCATATTTTCAGGCTCTATATAGCGCTCATTAAAAATTTCATCAGCTAAAAATATATAATCTTCTACCTTGCCAAGCCCAGCATAAGGCACTGCTTGATATAAAATTTCTCTTATCTCTTTTGCTGATATGCCTGCATTTAAAGCAGCCCTCACGAAGCTTTTAAATGAGCTTTTTGCACCTTTACTCACGCAAAGAGAGGCGATGATAACCGAAAGTCTTGTTTTTTCATCAATATTTATCACTTCACTAATATCGCCTAAAAAATTTAAAT is part of the Campylobacter concisus genome and encodes:
- a CDS encoding sensor histidine kinase, which produces MGINLKSQNIKIYVIILLASLFVILLGLNIYSNAKEKIIELSDKNNIAVSKNIVNNFQIWLDERINSLIRASKFIQNADIVDDDEKIAGFIKLFKQNAKEFDLMQLLRDDGEIFVDGEKILEEVMPKSERAGLIWYVETKNTNAPSVNFMQKHKILKGSTLNLCVPVTKQAKFKAALCGVVRIENIFNSIKNFSLAPNSYSFLVTHSGEILTSIPDLALKKEIEEKFKELFLKDEDITSLKIGQNLIQVAEIPTINWFIGAGTNNEEEISALTKEALKNALSLLFAFVALTFLANILHNFMYNKIKKIQDEYETLLTHRAKMSEAGELISGINHQFIQPVNSLKLMLSSCIMLKKEGKLSDEELINLLEKGQSSVKLLSSTIEIFRNFYKSAENVSEFEVQTSVKNLITLMHTELSRANVSVKFSGFNKQKVRQIENIIQQILLILIHNAKDSLVESYKDEPLKRIIEIKFRSFEDKCYIGVYDNGNGVNEQMSEKIFTWLNTTKKQGNGIGLYFAKKLAQEKLNGDVRLVNNAKPTVFELSFDINLKD
- the dsbI gene encoding protein-disulfide oxidoreductase DsbI, with product MSFFKKMAKFQDSRISWAILVFVSVALVVIAHSLFQNYAYMPPCEQCVYIRFAFLCMALGGVIAMINPKNLLFALIGYVFAFWGAVQGIMYSVKLAKIHDAVHGDDPFGVQGCSTEPHYPFGLPLEKWAPDWFMPTGDCGYDSPMVPDGVVLSDLQKNIVDLYADGWYLVPSSKFMSMADCTLLGFGVCFVVLALMLVSKLLSFLK
- a CDS encoding thiol:disulfide interchange protein DsbA/DsbL, which produces MSFLSKFSKAIFAVAVAGAISASAFSEGEDYVKLEKPLSVGQNTLVKIFSYACPFCYKYDKSVTPKVVEKIPGLKYEPFHLKTKGDYGEVASKVFAVLIVMDEAKGVSLFDENSLFKKAKFAYYKAYHDKKERWSDGKDAEGFLKTGLEAAGVSKADYEKELANPKVTELLKKWDESYDVAKIQGVPAFVVNGKYLIMTKSISSLDGMAALIEELLKK
- a CDS encoding carboxymuconolactone decarboxylase family protein, whose product is MTLTYNAKKIYEIWFESKSELEESNASFLEDYLNFLGDISEVINIDEKTRLSVIIASLCVSKGAKSSFKSFVRAALNAGISAKEIREILYQAVPYAGLGKVEDYIFLADEIFNERYIEPENMPKKSREGRGERGLEIQRKLFPAVDKFIASMPNDQKHIMDFLSQNCFGDFYARDGLSLELRELLTFVYITTLGFAKPQLLGHIAANFGIGNDRAKLISVVTTLIPFIGYPSALNALSAINEISSSKN